A window from Flavobacteriales bacterium encodes these proteins:
- a CDS encoding aconitate hydratase — protein MAFDIDMIKAVYAKFPERIAQARTVVGKPLTLAEKILYTHLWNGQAEQAFERGADYVDFGPDRVAMQDATAQMALLQFMQAGKDKVAVPSTAHADHLIQAKIGADKDLQESLNTNNEVFNFLSSVCNKYGIGFWKPGAGIIHQVVLENYAFPGGMMIGTDSHTVNAGGLGMVAIGVGGADAVDVMAGMPWELKFPKLIGVKLTGRLNGWASAKDVILKVAGILTVKGGTGCIVEYFGEGAQSLSCTGKGTICNMGAEIGATTSTFGYDDSMERYLRATDRNDVADAANTIKEHLTGDAEVYANPEQYFDQVIEINLSDLTPHLNGPFTPDLATPVAEMKEKAVANDWPLDIEWALIGSCTNSSYEDLTRAASIVEDAVAKGLEPKATLGINPGSEQVRYTAERDGLLDTFNKFESTRIFTNACGPCIGQWDREGAEKQEKNSIVHSFNRNFAKRADGNPNTHAFVASPEMVAAIAISGRLDFNPITDSLVNKNGESVQLAEPTGLELPTQGFDVEDNGYQAPAQDGSGVEVVVKEDSNRLQILTPFKAWDGGNITHAKLLIKAEGKCTTDHISMAGPWLRFRGHLDNISNNCLIGAVNAFGGATNSVVNQLDGSKDEVPNVARAYKAAGVDTIVVGDHNYGEGSSREHAAMEPRHLGVRAVIVKSFARIHETNLKKQGMLGLTFANESDYDLIREDDTFNFVDLSEFAPNKTLTLEVVHADGSTDNVVLNHTYNAQQIDWFKAGSALNLIREQNA, from the coding sequence ATGGCATTTGACATTGATATGATAAAAGCAGTTTATGCGAAATTTCCAGAACGCATAGCACAAGCAAGAACAGTAGTTGGTAAACCTTTGACCTTAGCTGAAAAGATATTGTACACACACCTATGGAACGGTCAGGCAGAGCAAGCCTTTGAACGAGGTGCTGATTATGTTGATTTTGGACCTGATAGAGTGGCTATGCAAGATGCTACTGCTCAGATGGCATTATTACAATTTATGCAAGCGGGTAAGGACAAAGTTGCTGTGCCTTCAACAGCCCATGCCGACCACCTTATTCAAGCTAAAATAGGTGCAGACAAAGATTTACAAGAAAGTTTAAATACCAACAATGAAGTGTTTAACTTCTTGAGTTCGGTATGTAACAAATACGGCATTGGATTCTGGAAGCCTGGTGCTGGAATTATTCACCAAGTGGTATTAGAAAATTATGCTTTCCCTGGTGGTATGATGATAGGAACCGACTCACACACCGTTAATGCTGGTGGTTTGGGTATGGTTGCTATTGGTGTTGGGGGCGCCGATGCAGTGGATGTGATGGCAGGTATGCCTTGGGAGTTAAAATTCCCTAAATTGATAGGGGTAAAACTAACTGGTAGATTAAACGGTTGGGCTTCTGCCAAAGACGTTATTTTGAAAGTAGCAGGTATCCTAACTGTTAAAGGTGGTACAGGTTGTATAGTAGAATACTTTGGCGAGGGGGCACAATCCTTATCGTGTACAGGAAAAGGGACTATTTGCAATATGGGAGCAGAGATAGGGGCTACTACTTCTACTTTCGGATACGACGATAGTATGGAAAGATACCTTAGAGCTACCGATAGAAACGATGTGGCAGATGCCGCCAATACTATTAAAGAACACCTCACTGGAGATGCTGAAGTTTATGCTAATCCTGAGCAATATTTCGATCAAGTTATTGAAATTAATCTTTCGGACTTAACACCTCATTTGAATGGCCCATTTACGCCAGATTTAGCTACGCCAGTAGCCGAGATGAAAGAAAAAGCAGTGGCTAACGATTGGCCATTAGATATAGAATGGGCGCTCATAGGTTCTTGTACCAATTCATCTTATGAAGATTTGACACGTGCGGCCTCTATTGTCGAAGATGCAGTAGCCAAAGGACTTGAGCCTAAAGCTACCTTAGGAATTAATCCGGGTTCAGAGCAAGTACGCTACACAGCAGAACGAGATGGACTTTTAGACACTTTTAATAAATTCGAATCTACTCGTATTTTCACTAACGCTTGTGGGCCTTGTATTGGTCAGTGGGACAGAGAAGGTGCAGAAAAGCAAGAAAAAAATTCCATCGTTCATTCGTTTAACAGAAACTTTGCTAAACGTGCCGATGGAAATCCTAATACCCACGCTTTTGTGGCATCGCCAGAAATGGTAGCGGCAATAGCTATTTCGGGAAGATTAGATTTTAACCCTATCACTGATAGTTTAGTCAATAAAAATGGCGAGTCTGTACAATTGGCAGAGCCAACAGGTCTTGAATTACCAACTCAGGGCTTTGATGTAGAGGACAATGGCTATCAAGCACCAGCCCAAGATGGGAGTGGAGTAGAAGTTGTGGTCAAAGAAGACTCTAACCGATTACAAATATTAACTCCTTTCAAAGCTTGGGACGGTGGCAACATTACCCATGCTAAACTATTAATCAAGGCAGAAGGCAAATGCACTACCGATCATATTTCTATGGCAGGACCTTGGTTAAGGTTTAGAGGACATTTAGATAACATTTCTAACAATTGCTTAATTGGAGCAGTTAATGCTTTTGGAGGTGCTACTAATAGTGTAGTCAATCAATTAGATGGTAGTAAGGACGAAGTGCCTAATGTAGCACGAGCTTATAAGGCTGCAGGTGTAGATACTATTGTAGTAGGTGACCACAATTATGGTGAAGGTTCCTCACGAGAGCATGCCGCTATGGAGCCTCGTCATTTGGGGGTTAGAGCAGTCATTGTAAAATCTTTTGCTAGAATTCACGAGACCAATTTGAAAAAGCAAGGGATGTTAGGCTTAACTTTCGCTAATGAAAGCGATTACGATTTGATTAGAGAAGATGACACTTTTAACTTTGTAGATTTATCCGAATTTGCACCCAACAAAACCCTAACTTTAGAAGTTGTTCATGCCGATGGTTCTACTGATAATGTTGTTTTGAACCACACTTATAATGCTCAGCAAATTGACTGGTTTAAAGCCGGTTCGGCCTTGAATTTAATTCGTGAGCAAAATGCTTAA